One window of Marmota flaviventris isolate mMarFla1 chromosome 5, mMarFla1.hap1, whole genome shotgun sequence genomic DNA carries:
- the LOC139705693 gene encoding protocadherin alpha-2-like: protein MVSSLRRGREVWQCPLLSLLLLAAWEVGSGQLHYSVSEEAKHGTFVGRIAQDLGLELAELVPRLFRVASKDRGDLLEVNQQNGVLFVNSRIDREELCGRSAECSIHLEVIVDRPLQVFHVEVEVKDINDNPPVFSITVKTIRFPESRLLDSRFPLEGASDADIGVNALISYKLSSSEFFFLDIQTNDELSQSLFLVLRKSLDREETAEINLLLEATDGGKPELTGTVQILIKVLDVNDNEPTFAQSVYKVQLLENTTNGTLVVKLNASDADEGSNGEIVYSLSSDISSSVQTKFKIDNSSGEVRTKGKLDYEETKFYDIHVIASDKGTPSMSGHCKISVKLVDINDNTPEVSITSLSLPIQENAPLGTVIAFITVSDRDSGTNGQVTCTLMAHSPFKLLSTFKNYYSLVLESALDRETIADYKLVVIARDGGSPSLWATASVSVEVADVNDNAPVFAQPEYTVFVKENNPPGCHIFTVSAQDADAQENALVSYSLVERRVGERALSSYVSVHAESGKVYALQPLDHEELELLQFQVSARDAGVPPLGSNVTLQVFVLDENDNAPKLLTPGVGGTGGVASELVPWSVGAGHVVAKVRAVDADSGYNAWLTYELQVAADGSRSPFRVGLYTGEVSTARALDESDAPRQRLVVLVKDHGEPSLTATATVLLSLVERGQTPKASSRALAGAADPEMALVNVNVYLIIAICAVSSLLVLTLLLYMAFRCSVVPTEGACKPGKPRLVCSSAVGSWSYSQQRRQRVCSGEVPPKTDLMAFSPSLPQGPDSAEEQPLSESKYFGKVGF, encoded by the coding sequence ATGGTGTCCTCTCTGCGAAGGGGTCGAGAGGTCTGGCAGTGTCCTCTGCTCTCCCTTCTGCTATTGGCAGCCTGGGAGGTGGGGAGCGGCCAGCTCCACTACTCGGTCTCCGAGGAGGCAAAGCACGGCACTTTCGTGGGCCGCATCGCCCAGGATTTGGGACTGGAGCTGGCAGAACTGGTGCCTCGTCTGTTTCGGGTGGCGTCCAAGGACCGCGGGGACCTTCTGGAGGTAAATCAGCAGAATGGCGTCTTGTTTGTGAATTCTCGGATCGACCGGGAGGAGCTGTGCGGGCGGAGCGCAGAGTGTAGCATCCACCTGGAGGTGATCGTGGACAGACCGTTGCAGGTTTTTCATGTGGAAGTGGAGGTGAAGGACATTAATGACAACCCGCCGGTATTTTCAATAACAGTTAAGACTATCCGGTTTCCTGAATCTAGGCTGCTTGACTCAAGGTTTCCTTTAGAGGGAGCATCTGATGCAGACATTGGAGTAAATGCTCTTATCTCCTACAAACTCAGCTCTAGTGAGTTTTTCTTTCTAGACATCCAGACGAATGATGAATTAAGCCAATCCTTGTTTCTTGTGTTGAGAAAATCTCTGGACAGAGAGGAAACTGCTGAGATTAATTTGTTACTGGAAGCTACGGATGGGGGGAAACCTGAACTCACCGGCACTGTTCAAATACTTATTAAGGTTTTAGATGTGAACGACAACGAACCGACTTTTGCTCAATCAGTTTACAAAGTGCAATTGTTAGAGAACACTACAAATGGAACTTTGGTGGTTAAATTAAATGCTTCTGATGCAGATGAAGGATCAAACGGTGAGATTGTGTATTCACTTAGTAGTGATATATCTTCCAGTGTACAGACAAAGTTCAAAATAGATAACAGCTCAGGGGAAGTCAGAACTAAGGGGAAATTAGATTATGAAGAAACAAAATTCTATGATATTCATGTCATTGCATCTGACAAAGGAACCCCATCAATGTCAGGACACTGTAAAATTTCAGTAAAACTTGTGGATATCAATGATAACACACCAGAAGTCTCAATAACATCACTCTCGCTTCCTATCCAAGAAAATGCTCCACTGGGCACCGTCATCGCCTTCATCACAGTGTCAGATCGGGACTCTGGTACCAATGGGCAGGTGACCTGCACGCTAATGGCCCATAGTCCCTTTAAATTGCTGTCTACTTTCAAGAATTACTATTCCTTGGTGCTGGAGAGCGCCCTGGACCGAGAGACCATAGCTGATTATAAGCTGGTGGTGATTGCCAGGGACGGGGGCTCCCCTTCGCTGTGGGCCACAGCCAGTGTGTCCGTGGAGGTGGCAGACGTGAACGACAATGCACCAGTGTTCGCGCAGCCCGAGTACACGGTGTTTGTGAAGGAGAACAACCCGCCAGGCTGCCACATCTTCACGGTGTCGGCACAGGATGCAGATGCACAGGAGAATGCATTGGTGTCCTACTCTCTGGTGGAGCGTCGGGTGGGCGAACGTGCGCTGTCGAGCTACGTGTCAGTGCACGCGGAGAGCGGCAAGGTATATGCACTGCAACCTCTGGACCATGAGGAGCTTGAGCTGCTGCAGTTTCAGGTGAGCGCGCGCGACGCTGGTGTGCCACCCCTGGGCAGCAACGTGACGCTGCAGGTGTTCGTGCTGGATGAGAATGACAATGCTCCCAAACTGCTGACACCTGGGGTGGGTGGGACAGGGGGAGTGGCGAGTGAGCTGGTGCCATGGTCTGTGGGTGCAGGCCACGTTGTGGCTAAGGTACGCGCGGTGGATGCAGACTCTGGCTACAATGCGTGGTTGACCTACGAGCTGCAAGTGGCGGCGGACGGTTCCCGCAGCCCGTTCCGCGTGGGGCTGTATACCGGTGAGGTCAGCACCGCGCGCGCTCTGGACGAGTCGGATGCGCCACGCCAGCGACTGGTGGTGCTGGTGAAGGACCACGGCGAGCCGTCACTGACCGCCACAGCCACAGTGCTGTTGTCTCTGGTGGAGAGAGGCCAAACGCCAAAGGCCTCTTCAAGGGCATTGGCAGGCGCTGCTGACCCGGAGATGGCGCTGGTGAACGTCAACGTGTACCTGATCATAGCCATCTGCGCTGTATCTAGCCTGTTGGTCCTCACACTGCTACTGTACATGGCATTTCGGTGTTCCGTGGTGCCAACTGAGGGCGCCTGCAAGCCTGGGAAACCCAGGCTGGTGTGCTCCAGCGCGGTGGGGAGCTGGTCTTACTCGCAGCAGAGGAGGCAGAGGGTGTGCTCTGGCGAAGTCCCGCCTAAGACAGACCTAATGGCCTTCAGCCCCAGCCTACCTCAAGGTCCAGACTCCGCAGAAGAGCAACCACTTTCAGAATCAAAATACTTCGGAAAGgtgggtttttaa
- the LOC114086253 gene encoding protocadherin alpha-1-like, translating into MLFFRRGGLGYLLLLLLLLSVWETPSSQLHYSVPEEAKHGTFVGRIAQDLGLELEELVPRLFRVASKGRGDLLEVNLQNGILFVNSRIDREELCGRSAECSIHLEVIVDRPLQVFHVEVEVKDINDNPPVFRSKEQRIFIPENRQLDSRFPIEGADDADIGANALLTYTLSPSDYFSLDIQASDELSKSLSLELRKSLDREETPELHLLLTATDGGKPELEGTVQLLITVLDVNDNAPLFEQTIYRVHLLETTANGTSVTTLNVSDADEGVNGEVVFSFGSDVSPNIQEKFKIDSILGEIRVIGNLDYEETKYYEIQVKAVDKGSPSMSNHCKVLVKVLDVNDNAPELAITSLSLPIREDAPLNTAIALISVSDRDSGANGQVTCSLTPHVPFKLVSTFKNYYSLVLNGALDRETISDYKLVVTARDGGSPSLWATSSVSVEVADVNDNAPVFPQPEYTVFVKENNPPGCHIFTVSARDADAQENALVSYSLVERRVGERALSSYVSVHAESGKVYALQPLDHEELELLQFQVSAHDAGVPPLGSNVTLQVFVLDENDNMPTLLAPGVGGAGGTVNELVHWSVGAGHVVTKVRAVDADSGYNAWLSYELQLVAGSERSPFRVGLYTGEISTTRALDEADAPRQRLLVLVKDHGEPTLTATATVLLSLVESGQAPKASSRASVTTAGPGVTLVDVNVYLIIAICAVSSLLVLTLLLYTAFRCSAAPTEDVCVPGKPTLVCSSAVGSWSYSQQRQQRVCSGEGPPKTDLMAFSPSLSPGLNTSNRNEHPEANSDLSGNVSQTFKLCLKFF; encoded by the coding sequence ATGCTGTTTTTCAGGCGAGGAGGCCTGGGATACTTGCTACTGCTTCTCTTGCTTCTCTCGGTCTGGGAGACCCCGAGCAGTCAGCTCCATTACTCGGTCCCTGAAGAGGCAAAACACGGCACCTTCGTGGGCCGCATCGCCCAGgacctggggctggagctggaggagctaGTGCCGCGCCTGTTTCGGGTGGCGTCCAAGGGCCGCGGGGATCTTCTGGAGGTAAATCTGCAGAATGGCATTTTGTTTGTGAATTCTCGGATCGACCGGGAGGAGCTGTGCGGGCGGAGCGCGGAGTGTAGCATCCACCTGGAGGTGATCGTGGACAGACCGCTGCAGGTTTTCCATGTGGAGGTGGAGGTGAAAGATATTAATGATAATCCACCGGTTTTCAGAAGCAAAGAACAAAGGATATTTATTCCTGAAAATAGACAGTTGGATTCTCGCTTTCCGATAGAGGGCGCTGATGATGCAGACATTGGTGCCAACGCTCTTCTAACTTATACCCTCAGCCCCAGTGATTACTTCTCCTTGGACATACAGGCAAGTGATGAACTGAGCAAATCTCTTTCACTTGAATTGAGGAAATCTTTGGACAGAGAAGAAACACCAGAACTTCATTTATTATTGACTGCCACTGACGGGGGTAAACCAGAACTGGAAGGTACAGTTCAGCTGCTGATCACTGTGCTCGACGTTAATGATAATGCCCCACTGTTTGAGCAAACTATATACAGAGTCCATTTATTAGAGACAACAGCAAATGGAACATCAGTGACCACATTAAATGTATCTGACGCTGATGAAGGTGTAAATGGGGAAGTTGTCTTTTCTTTTGGCAGTGATGTTTCTCCTAACAttcaagaaaaattcaaaattgatTCTATTTTAGGAGAAATTAGAGTAATTGGTAATCTGGATTATGAAGAGACAAAATACTATGAAATCCAGGTAAAGGCAGTTGATAAAGGAAGTCCTTCCATGTCAAATCACTGCAAAGTTTTGGTGAAAGTGCTGGATGTAAATGATAATGCCCCAGAACTGGCAATCACTTCACTATCTTTGCCCATCCGAGAGGATGCTCCACTTAACACGGCCATTGCTCTGATTAGTGTGTCAGATCGTGACTCAGGTGCCAACGGACAGGTGACTTGCTCCCTCACACCCCATGTCCCCTTCAAGCTAGTGTCCACTTTCAAGAATTACTATTCTTTGGTACTGAACGGAGCCCTGGACCGTGAGACCATATCTGACTATAAACTGGTGGTGACCGCCAGGGATGGGGGCTCACCTTCACTGTGGGCCACCTCCAGCGTGTCAGTGGAGGTGGCAGACGTGAATGACAATGCGCCAGTGTTCCCGCAGCCCGAATACACAGTGTTTGTGAAGGAGAACAACCCCCCAGGCTGCCATATCTTCACGGTGTCCGCAAGGGACGCGGATGCTCAGGAGAACGCGCTAGTATCCTACTCTCTGGTAGAGCGGCGGGTGGGTGAGCGTGCACTGTCGAGCTACGTGTCAGTGCACGCGGAGAGCGGCAAGGTATATGCGCTGCAGCCCCTGGACCATGAGGAGCTTGAGCTGCTGCAGTTTCAGGTGAGCGCGCACGACGCTGGTGTGCCACCCCTGGGCAGCAACGTGACGCTGCAGGTGTTCGTGCTGGATGAGAACGACAACATGCCAACACTCCTGGCACCTGGGGTGGGTGGCGCCGGAGGCACTGTGAATGAACTGGTGCATTGGTCAGTGGGCGCTGGTCATGTAGTGACCAAGGTGCGCGCGGTGGATGCTGACTCTGGCTATAATGCGTGGCTTTCTTATGAGCTGCAACTGGTGGCAGGTAGTGAGCGCAGCCCGTTCCGTGTGGGTCTATATACTGGCGAGATCAGCACAACGCGTGCCCTGGATGAGGCAGATGCTCCGCGCCAGCGCCTACTGGTTCTGGTGAAAGACCATGGTGAGCCGACACTGACTGCCACAGCCACAGTGCTCTTATCCCTGGTAGAGAGTGGCCAGGCTCCAAAGGCCTCATCACGGGCATCGGTCACTACTGCTGGCCCTGGAGTGACCCTGGTGGATGTGAATGTGTACCTGATCATAGCCATCTGTGCAGTATCCAGCCTATTGGTTCTCACGCTGCTGCTGTATACTGCATTTAGGTGCTCTGCGGCACCCACGGAGGATGTGTGTGTGCCTGGGAAGCCTACACTGGTGTGCTCTAGCGCAGTGGGGAGCTGGTCTTACTCCCAGCAGAGACAACAAAGAGTGTGCTCTGGAGAGGGCCCGCCCAAGACTGACCTCATGGCGTTCAGCCCCAGTCTGTCCCCAGGTTTGAACACATCAAACAGAAATGAACATCCAGAAGCAAATTCAGATCTTTCCGGTAATGTAAGTCAAACTTTTAAGCTttgccttaaatttttttaa